A part of Vibrio navarrensis genomic DNA contains:
- a CDS encoding glutathione S-transferase N-terminal domain-containing protein, whose amino-acid sequence MITFYELCGDDELKFSPYCWRTKMCLIHKNIAFDTSDLSFVDIQAQFKAQFSTLPAIKDGETVLSDSFNIADYLEVHYPESPSLFGGEKGRLMALFFHEWAASLHSDIAKIAIFDIYCKLKERDKAYFRSSREKYFQDSLENVQSNNQELAKADLLKKMRVLESYLAKTRYLSGEAPMYSDYIVYGTLKWLLSTSNVFTEEMLTSHVLNWYDSLDRIGTGLNML is encoded by the coding sequence ATGATCACTTTTTACGAACTGTGTGGGGACGATGAATTAAAATTCAGTCCTTATTGTTGGCGAACGAAAATGTGCTTGATACACAAAAATATCGCCTTTGATACCTCAGACCTATCTTTTGTCGACATTCAGGCTCAGTTTAAGGCGCAGTTTTCTACACTCCCCGCCATCAAAGATGGTGAAACGGTGCTCTCTGATTCGTTTAACATCGCTGATTATCTTGAGGTCCACTACCCGGAATCACCTTCACTATTTGGCGGTGAAAAAGGGCGTTTAATGGCACTTTTTTTCCATGAGTGGGCAGCATCATTACATTCGGACATCGCCAAAATTGCCATCTTCGACATTTACTGCAAGCTTAAAGAACGCGATAAAGCTTACTTTCGTTCCTCTAGAGAGAAATACTTCCAGGACAGCTTAGAAAATGTACAAAGCAACAACCAAGAGTTAGCAAAGGCCGACTTACTCAAAAAAATGAGAGTACTGGAATCTTATTTAGCTAAGACACGATATTTATCGGGCGAGGCGCCTATGTATTCAGACTATATCGTCTATGGGACGTTGAAGTGGCTGCTGTCTACGAGTAACGTTTTCACAGAGGAAATGCTGACTAGCCATGTTTTGAATTGGTATGACAGCCTAGATAGGATTGGCACTGGATTAAACATGCTTTAA
- a CDS encoding LysE family translocator, with translation MDFNLWLGFVAASLILTATPGPSIFLGIAHALKYGHKRVLYTALGDISANFIQMVLVALGLGAILANSVMAFTVIKVFGVITLVYMGLKMLLAKPAQVEYLNLNESDLQASNKKLFYSGFLVAAGNPKAILFFSAFFPQFINPDLPVFPQLFVMCPTMALLDFSLVMLYAFSARRIVDASRLSLAAVTRGSGVLLLGAAGILAIKEPT, from the coding sequence ATGGATTTTAACCTTTGGCTCGGCTTTGTCGCGGCATCGCTCATTCTTACCGCGACACCGGGGCCTAGCATATTTTTAGGTATTGCACATGCACTGAAGTATGGGCATAAACGCGTGCTTTATACCGCCCTTGGGGACATCTCAGCTAACTTTATTCAAATGGTGTTAGTCGCCTTGGGTTTAGGTGCCATTCTTGCCAATTCGGTAATGGCATTTACTGTCATCAAAGTCTTTGGTGTGATCACCTTGGTTTACATGGGGCTAAAAATGCTCCTCGCTAAACCGGCACAAGTTGAGTACTTAAACCTCAACGAATCAGATTTACAGGCCTCAAACAAAAAGTTGTTTTACTCTGGCTTTTTAGTCGCGGCTGGCAATCCCAAAGCCATCCTATTCTTCTCGGCTTTTTTCCCGCAATTCATCAACCCCGACTTGCCCGTATTCCCTCAACTATTCGTGATGTGCCCAACCATGGCGTTGCTTGATTTCAGTTTAGTGATGCTTTATGCGTTTTCGGCCAGACGGATTGTTGATGCGAGCCGGCTATCTCTTGCCGCTGTGACCAGAGGAAGTGGTGTTTTACTGCTGGGAGCCGCAGGTATTCTAGCGATTAAAGAACCCACTTAA